A stretch of Orientia tsutsugamushi DNA encodes these proteins:
- the gatB gene encoding Asp-tRNA(Asn)/Glu-tRNA(Gln) amidotransferase subunit GatB, whose product MTFIEGKTEKWEYVIGLEIHAQIKSNAKLFSSASTEFGSSPNSQVELLDAAMPGSLPVLNEFCVHQAIKTALGINAKINKLSIFDRKNYFYADLPAGYQISQFYHPIAQGGWIEILDENGNIKRIQINRLHIEQDTGKSTHDQSDTYSYIDLNRSGIALMEIVSEPDISSPMQAAEYIKKLRAILRYLDSCNGDMEKGSLRCDANISVRKPNSELGTKCEIKNLNSIKSIVRALEFEGQRQVNILESGGTIKQESLLFDATLGKTFPMRSKENATDYRYFPDPDLPPIILDQSLIDNIASSLPELPDAKITRYVNEIKLSDYNAQVLAADKDISCFFEEVIKTANPVLTANWILSELFGLMNKDGITINECKITANHFSELIQLISSKAISSKIAKTVLKEMFDSGKSPKIIMQEKNIQQISDPNQIADIIDDVLKDNYQSVVSYRNGKDRLFGFFVGQVMKKTAGNANPELINEILHTKLKQFQI is encoded by the coding sequence ATGACATTTATAGAAGGCAAAACTGAAAAATGGGAATATGTTATAGGACTTGAAATTCATGCCCAAATAAAATCCAATGCTAAGTTATTTTCTAGCGCTTCAACTGAATTTGGAAGTTCTCCAAACTCACAGGTCGAATTGTTAGATGCAGCTATGCCAGGATCTTTACCAGTATTAAATGAATTTTGTGTGCATCAAGCTATAAAAACTGCTCTAGGAATTAATGCGAAAATAAATAAATTATCTATTTTTGACCGTAAAAACTACTTTTATGCTGATTTACCAGCAGGTTATCAAATTTCGCAATTTTATCATCCAATTGCTCAAGGCGGTTGGATAGAAATATTAGATGAAAATGGTAATATTAAGCGCATTCAGATTAATAGGTTGCATATAGAACAAGATACAGGAAAAAGTACCCACGATCAATCGGACACTTATAGCTATATAGATCTTAACCGAAGTGGTATAGCATTAATGGAGATAGTTTCTGAGCCTGATATTTCTTCTCCTATGCAAGCAGCTGAATATATCAAAAAACTTAGAGCAATATTGAGATATTTAGATAGTTGTAATGGTGACATGGAAAAAGGTTCTCTAAGATGTGATGCTAATATATCAGTAAGAAAGCCAAATAGTGAATTAGGAACTAAATGTGAAATTAAGAACCTTAATTCAATTAAATCAATTGTTAGAGCACTAGAATTTGAAGGTCAAAGGCAGGTCAACATATTAGAATCTGGTGGCACAATTAAACAGGAAAGTCTTCTATTTGATGCTACACTAGGCAAAACATTTCCAATGAGATCTAAAGAAAATGCTACAGATTATAGATATTTTCCTGATCCAGACCTACCTCCAATAATATTAGATCAGTCATTAATTGACAATATTGCTAGTAGTTTACCCGAATTACCAGATGCTAAAATTACAAGATATGTTAATGAAATCAAGCTTAGTGATTATAATGCTCAAGTTTTAGCAGCTGATAAGGATATTTCCTGCTTTTTTGAAGAAGTTATTAAAACTGCAAATCCTGTATTAACTGCTAACTGGATATTAAGTGAGTTATTTGGCTTAATGAATAAAGATGGTATTACTATTAACGAATGTAAAATTACTGCTAATCACTTTTCTGAATTAATACAGTTGATTAGTTCCAAAGCAATATCTAGCAAAATTGCAAAAACAGTCTTAAAAGAAATGTTTGATAGTGGAAAAAGTCCAAAAATAATTATGCAAGAAAAAAATATACAGCAAATTTCAGATCCTAATCAAATTGCTGATATTATTGATGATGTACTTAAGGATAATTATCAGTCTGTTGTATCCTATAGAAATGGTAAAGACAGATTATTTGGATTTTTTGTTGGCCAAGTAATGAAGAAAACTGCTGGTAATGCAAATCCTGAGCTTATCAATGAAATATTGCATACAAAATTAAAACAATTTCAAATTTAA
- the gatA gene encoding Asp-tRNA(Asn)/Glu-tRNA(Gln) amidotransferase subunit GatA gives MNNLVKLTISQAVSGLKNKEFTATDLVTAHINQMDKYRYINAYITEIPELALQAAKKSDFLIQTNQSRPIEGIPVSIKDLFCTKGILTTAASKMLQNFTPVYDATVYSKIINAGGIMLGKGNMDEFAMGSANINSYFGNVINPWKAENDDVDLTPGGSSGGSSAAVSAFMAMAALGSDTGGSVRQPASYTGTVGIKPSYGRCSRWGMIAFSCSLDQAGIITRTVEDAAIMLETMMGYDEKDSTSLNVEVPNLRSAVNQPIKGMKIGIPYDLMENRSLSSEIITMWQNTINLLKDHGVEIVSISLPYINYALPVYYVLSSAEASSNLARYDGVRYGLRVEGKDSNINEIYELSRSEGFGAEVKRRIMMGTYALASTNINSYYIKAQQVRRLIVNDFTNSFNKVDCILIPSAPTAAFPLNSNQDDPVTMYLNDILTIPASLAGLPCISIPAGFSANKLPLGMQVIGSRLDEYNIIKISSAIEKALNLKFIPKGF, from the coding sequence ATGAACAATCTAGTAAAATTAACAATTTCTCAAGCAGTTAGCGGGCTAAAAAATAAAGAGTTTACTGCTACTGATCTAGTAACTGCGCATATCAACCAAATGGATAAGTATAGGTATATTAATGCTTATATTACTGAGATACCAGAACTTGCTTTACAGGCAGCTAAAAAATCTGATTTTTTAATTCAAACTAATCAATCTAGGCCAATTGAAGGTATTCCTGTTTCTATTAAGGATCTTTTCTGTACTAAAGGAATATTAACTACTGCTGCATCAAAGATGCTACAAAACTTTACTCCTGTTTATGATGCTACTGTATATAGTAAAATCATTAATGCTGGCGGCATTATGCTAGGAAAAGGTAATATGGATGAGTTTGCTATGGGATCAGCAAACATTAATAGTTATTTTGGCAATGTAATTAATCCCTGGAAGGCTGAAAATGATGATGTAGATTTGACTCCTGGTGGCTCTTCGGGTGGATCTTCAGCTGCCGTTTCAGCATTTATGGCAATGGCAGCATTAGGTAGTGATACTGGAGGATCTGTTAGGCAACCAGCGTCTTATACTGGAACTGTTGGTATAAAGCCGAGTTATGGACGATGCTCAAGATGGGGTATGATTGCATTTTCATGCTCACTAGATCAAGCTGGAATAATTACTCGCACAGTTGAAGATGCAGCAATTATGCTAGAAACCATGATGGGCTATGATGAAAAGGATTCAACAAGTTTAAATGTAGAAGTTCCTAACCTAAGATCAGCTGTTAATCAACCTATTAAAGGTATGAAAATAGGTATACCTTATGATTTAATGGAAAATAGGAGCTTAAGTAGTGAAATTATCACAATGTGGCAAAACACTATAAATTTGTTAAAAGATCATGGTGTAGAAATTGTATCTATTAGCTTGCCATATATTAATTATGCATTACCAGTATATTATGTTCTGTCTTCTGCTGAAGCTTCATCAAATTTAGCAAGATACGATGGAGTAAGATATGGGTTAAGAGTAGAGGGAAAAGATTCAAATATTAATGAAATTTATGAACTTTCTAGATCAGAAGGATTTGGAGCTGAAGTTAAAAGAAGAATTATGATGGGTACATATGCACTTGCATCAACAAATATCAATTCGTATTACATTAAAGCTCAACAAGTAAGACGATTAATAGTGAATGACTTCACAAACAGTTTTAATAAGGTAGATTGTATATTAATTCCATCTGCACCTACTGCAGCTTTTCCACTTAATTCTAATCAAGATGATCCAGTTACTATGTATTTAAATGATATATTGACAATACCAGCAAGTTTAGCTGGGTTGCCATGCATTTCAATACCAGCTGGGTTTTCAGCTAACAAGTTGCCATTAGGTATGCAAGTTATTGGTTCTCGCTTAGATGAGTATAATATTATTAAAATATCATCAGCTATTGAAAAAGCACTCAATCTCAAATTTATTCCAAAAGGTTTTTAA
- the gatC gene encoding Asp-tRNA(Asn)/Glu-tRNA(Gln) amidotransferase subunit GatC, which translates to MISINEVQSIANYCKLRFNEQELNHMVKQLSSIVEMMNKLEKIDCTAVPPMRHFEENNRMRKDQVEQNITVDQLLSNVPQSSATIAKNTKYFVVPKIIE; encoded by the coding sequence ATGATATCTATAAATGAAGTTCAATCAATTGCTAATTACTGCAAGTTGAGGTTTAATGAACAAGAACTAAATCATATGGTTAAGCAACTATCCAGTATAGTGGAAATGATGAATAAGCTGGAAAAAATTGATTGTACGGCTGTTCCACCTATGAGGCATTTTGAAGAAAATAACAGAATGCGAAAAGATCAAGTTGAGCAGAATATTACAGTGGATCAGTTATTATCTAACGTACCACAGTCATCAGCAACTATAGCTAAAAACACAAAATATTTTGTTGTACCAAAGATAATAGAATAA
- a CDS encoding ribonuclease J, protein MSNNLDQSNNESINSLIQTDKLVFIPIGGCNEIGMNVNIYHYQGEFIMVDCGAGFPSDFTPGANMLITDLSFIKASGKKLAGLILTHAHEDHLGGVQYLLQDLDCPIYTTNFTANFLSLRLKEYDPTCQVTINKITPGHRFNIGPFAIEMLTLTHSAPEMQALMIRTDAGTILHTGDWKFDDDPIIGKESDKVLLQKYGDEGITALVCDSTNVFYSGFSGSEGNLQKSLIDIIGSASGLIITTTFASNLARLQSLIVAAKHAGRKVIFAGKSLLRMMRAAQDSGYLNDVNEQLLDIKEFSKYPREKLMIISTGCQGEPLAAVNKIVTGSHQHIKLQAKDTVIFSSKIIPGNEKRIYKLFNQLTRAQVKVITEKDNFVHVSGHPAIEELKAMYKLTRPKICIPVHGEPIHIHEHANLAKSCGIKNVVELENGSILQINSDSHKILGKIKVQYLAIDGNYILSANSDIFYKRRRMQENGIVIATLIFNNRNILAIEPILSFPGLLDPNPKNEHDPDYSIATLIKQELQQILSINNSSKKSIKRDKIEEVTKSCIRRIIKQEVNKSPIIMVNIHKLYQQKN, encoded by the coding sequence ATGTCAAATAATCTAGATCAAAGTAATAATGAATCAATAAATTCATTAATTCAAACAGATAAATTAGTGTTTATTCCAATTGGTGGATGCAACGAAATAGGTATGAATGTCAATATCTATCATTACCAAGGAGAATTTATAATGGTAGATTGTGGTGCAGGCTTTCCTAGTGATTTTACACCTGGAGCTAACATGTTAATAACAGACCTAAGCTTCATCAAAGCTAGCGGAAAAAAATTAGCTGGGTTGATACTAACACATGCTCATGAAGATCACTTAGGAGGAGTTCAGTATCTTCTTCAAGATCTGGATTGTCCTATCTATACTACTAACTTTACAGCTAATTTTTTGTCACTCAGATTAAAAGAGTATGATCCAACTTGTCAAGTTACTATTAATAAGATTACTCCTGGTCATAGATTTAATATTGGGCCATTTGCAATTGAGATGTTAACTCTAACTCATTCCGCACCAGAAATGCAAGCATTAATGATTAGAACTGATGCTGGCACTATTTTACATACTGGAGACTGGAAATTCGATGATGACCCTATTATTGGCAAAGAATCTGATAAAGTTTTACTGCAAAAATACGGAGATGAAGGGATAACAGCTCTAGTATGCGACTCTACTAATGTATTTTATAGTGGTTTTTCAGGATCAGAAGGTAATCTGCAAAAAAGTTTAATTGATATTATTGGCAGTGCATCAGGATTAATAATTACTACAACATTTGCTTCAAATTTAGCTAGATTGCAGTCATTAATTGTTGCTGCTAAGCATGCTGGCCGTAAAGTTATATTTGCAGGAAAAAGTTTGCTACGGATGATGCGTGCTGCACAAGATAGTGGCTATCTGAATGATGTGAACGAGCAATTATTAGATATCAAAGAATTTAGTAAATATCCACGTGAAAAATTAATGATTATCTCAACAGGGTGCCAAGGAGAGCCGTTAGCAGCAGTTAATAAGATAGTAACTGGAAGTCACCAACATATTAAACTACAGGCTAAAGATACAGTTATCTTTTCATCAAAAATTATTCCTGGTAATGAAAAAAGAATATACAAACTATTTAATCAGTTAACTAGAGCACAAGTTAAAGTTATTACTGAAAAAGATAATTTTGTACATGTATCAGGGCACCCTGCAATTGAAGAACTGAAAGCTATGTATAAGCTAACGCGACCTAAAATATGTATACCAGTACATGGCGAGCCAATACATATACATGAACATGCTAATTTAGCCAAAAGTTGTGGAATTAAGAATGTTGTTGAACTCGAAAATGGTTCCATTCTACAAATTAACTCAGACTCACATAAAATTTTGGGAAAAATAAAAGTGCAATATCTAGCAATAGATGGTAATTATATACTTTCAGCAAATTCTGATATTTTTTATAAGCGTAGAAGAATGCAAGAAAATGGCATTGTTATTGCTACTTTGATTTTTAACAATAGAAATATTTTAGCTATTGAGCCAATATTATCATTTCCTGGCCTTCTAGATCCTAATCCTAAAAATGAACATGATCCTGATTACTCTATTGCTACATTAATCAAGCAAGAGCTTCAGCAAATATTATCAATTAATAACAGTTCTAAAAAATCAATTAAACGAGATAAAATTGAAGAAGTTACAAAAAGCTGTATAAGGCGTATTATTAAACAAGAAGTTAATAAGAGCCCAATAATTATGGTCAATATCCATAAATTATATCAACAAAAAAATTAG
- the ctrA gene encoding response regulator transcription factor CtrA, whose product MRVLLIEDDPAQASSIELSLANEGIIADKAHLGKDGIEISKLYDYSLIILDLMLPDISGYEVLLSLRSQKIQTPVLILSGLSTIDNKIKGLSFGADDYITKPFDSDELSARVKAIIRRSKGHSEAVIRVGHLSINLDTRSVSMYNKDKQKNMPIHLTNKEYKILELLAIKKGTVLTKEMFLSHLYSGIDEPEIKIIDVFICKLRRKLEKASNGINFIETVWGRGYIFAEFKSNDNNYSLNNVEEE is encoded by the coding sequence ATGCGTGTTCTACTAATTGAAGATGATCCAGCACAAGCATCATCTATTGAGCTATCTTTAGCTAATGAAGGTATCATTGCTGATAAAGCTCATTTAGGTAAAGATGGAATTGAGATCTCAAAATTATATGATTATTCTCTTATCATATTAGATTTAATGTTACCAGATATAAGTGGATATGAGGTTCTACTAAGCTTAAGATCTCAAAAAATCCAAACTCCTGTTTTGATTTTATCTGGTTTGTCAACAATTGATAATAAAATTAAGGGCTTATCATTTGGTGCAGATGATTATATAACTAAACCTTTTGATTCTGATGAGCTATCTGCTAGAGTAAAAGCTATTATACGTCGATCAAAAGGGCATTCAGAAGCGGTAATTAGAGTTGGGCATTTATCAATAAATCTTGATACAAGGTCTGTTTCTATGTATAACAAGGATAAGCAAAAGAATATGCCTATACATTTAACTAATAAAGAATATAAAATCCTTGAGCTTTTAGCGATTAAGAAAGGTACTGTTTTAACTAAAGAAATGTTCCTAAGTCATCTTTATAGTGGTATAGATGAACCAGAAATTAAAATTATTGATGTATTTATATGCAAGCTGCGTCGAAAACTTGAAAAAGCTTCTAATGGTATTAACTTCATTGAGACAGTATGGGGGAGAGGATATATATTTGCAGAATTTAAGTCTAACGATAATAATTATAGCTTAAATAATGTTGAAGAAGAATAG
- a CDS encoding transposase, which yields MDSTKLPVCDNLRIYKHKTFQSIVQICKSSTGWFLNRPLLKLVNVVQNYKCQRSN from the coding sequence ATTGACTCAACAAAGCTTCCTGTATGTGATAATTTGAGAATTTATAAACATAAAACATTTCAAAGTATAGTACAAATTTGTAAGAGTTCTACAGGATGGTTTTTGAATAGGCCTCTTTTGAAACTGGTTAACGTAGTTCAAAATTATAAATGCCAGAGATCAAATTAA
- a CDS encoding transposase — protein sequence MIATHFFIKFVLDFYKSLLLNKGHIIETINGQLKHLFYIDYTHHRSVICYEFSHYSHLQ from the coding sequence TTGATAGCAACTCACTTTTTTATAAAATTTGTTTTAGACTTCTATAAATCTTTACTTCTTAACAAAGGGCATATTATAGAAACTATTAATGGTCAGTTAAAACATCTTTTCTATATTGATTATACTCATCATAGATCTGTGATCTGTTATGAATTTTCACACTATAGTCATTTACAATGA
- the map gene encoding type I methionyl aminopeptidase, which yields MVNDMRLVQQQSDFLEKMRAASKIAASTLEMIEKYVQPGVTSNLLNKICHDYIISHGAVPAPLGYKGFPKSICTSVNHVICHGIPNDKLLKNGDILNIDISLSKDGVFADTCKMYFVGQPSVMAKRIVQCAQECLYYGINQVKANASIRNIGRVIQNNAKKYGYSVVRDFCGHGIGKMLHQDPQILHYDDASCEDQYMKVGMTFTIEPMINVGKPYATILSDGWTAVTKDRSLSAQYEHTLLVADAGVEILTLRSDEDLSYINSFTKI from the coding sequence ATGGTTAATGATATGCGATTGGTTCAACAACAAAGTGATTTTCTAGAAAAAATGCGAGCTGCTAGCAAGATTGCAGCATCTACTTTAGAAATGATTGAAAAATATGTTCAGCCAGGAGTAACGAGTAATCTGTTAAATAAAATTTGCCACGATTACATTATATCGCATGGAGCAGTTCCAGCTCCTTTAGGATATAAAGGGTTTCCAAAATCAATATGTACATCAGTTAATCATGTAATCTGTCATGGTATACCTAATGATAAATTGTTGAAAAATGGAGACATACTAAATATTGATATATCTTTAAGTAAAGATGGCGTTTTTGCGGATACTTGTAAAATGTATTTTGTAGGTCAGCCATCAGTAATGGCAAAAAGGATAGTTCAATGTGCACAAGAATGTTTATATTATGGTATCAATCAGGTAAAGGCCAATGCAAGTATAAGAAATATTGGTAGAGTTATTCAGAATAATGCTAAAAAATATGGTTACTCCGTGGTAAGAGATTTTTGTGGACATGGTATTGGCAAAATGTTACATCAGGATCCACAAATTTTGCATTATGATGATGCAAGTTGTGAAGATCAATATATGAAAGTAGGTATGACGTTTACTATTGAACCTATGATTAATGTTGGTAAACCTTATGCAACAATTTTATCTGATGGCTGGACTGCAGTTACTAAAGATCGTTCTTTATCAGCACAATATGAACATACATTATTAGTAGCAGATGCTGGAGTTGAAATTTTGACTTTACGCAGTGATGAAGATCTTAGTTATATTAATAGTTTTACAAAAATATGA
- a CDS encoding DnaA N-terminal domain-containing protein, with product MAQNLRNFASNNCKIANNNSSNNATVFYRFIGNFVPAEWKDLIGDNAKALSKTSKQLLSLMVYRLQIYYNKDIDELQESYYFFEKELNLRYRRVRQCLVELRNAGFIKVENRTIIKGNLKLRNVLCVKLLKNFQRFTEKEKKEEKIVLLQQKNFHINLQEFAGEPAKNCSYIYRYNNNKKNNNRSRSTEDKLIENDQNKNEDQQQNLKFKYTESDDFIEIELVGNEKKDQQQQQNLNFYELSDFSNKKPSNKDYEQNSELATPAITKDSEVEKNECYPKRKRLADYYPLTPEDAVILQRMSSRSFNIYFINQLLLKLSNKYPNRHFANKTAVLNYMAKALANELLTTEQANSGNFGFNDVGRFKEQYLANIESSTDRSMKAQLKRKIAGVFEADMAYQILTSCDFGAAVKNKYYIKLIKNITLSDHIKFKILQEVQAVYGNDIEQLQVIPFDESKQVTNSITEYQKTTVLQQQISDEDHLSELSKELGSNSVWYKVRESLVTCYGQAIDKSWFSKLEVINEDSVNKKIFIKAKTEFEDSYIRENYLKDLESSFKAQGFSFELVKFSNFNKI from the coding sequence ATGGCGCAAAATTTGCGTAATTTTGCAAGCAATAATTGCAAAATTGCTAATAATAACAGTAGCAATAATGCAACTGTCTTTTATCGTTTTATTGGAAATTTTGTTCCAGCAGAATGGAAAGATCTGATTGGAGATAATGCTAAAGCTTTAAGCAAAACATCTAAACAGCTTTTATCATTGATGGTATATAGACTACAAATCTATTACAACAAAGATATAGATGAATTACAGGAAAGTTATTACTTTTTTGAAAAGGAGTTAAACCTTCGTTACCGCAGAGTTAGGCAATGCTTGGTTGAATTAAGAAATGCAGGTTTTATTAAAGTTGAAAATAGAACAATAATTAAAGGCAATCTCAAGTTACGTAATGTTCTTTGTGTAAAACTTCTAAAAAATTTTCAGCGTTTCACTGAAAAAGAAAAAAAAGAAGAAAAAATTGTCCTTCTGCAACAAAAAAATTTTCACATCAATTTGCAAGAATTTGCAGGTGAACCTGCAAAAAATTGCAGCTACATATATAGATATAATAATAATAAAAAAAATAATAATAGATCTAGATCTACTGAAGATAAGTTAATAGAGAATGATCAAAATAAAAATGAAGATCAACAGCAAAATTTGAAGTTTAAATATACGGAATCTGATGATTTTATAGAAATTGAGTTAGTAGGAAATGAAAAAAAAGATCAACAGCAACAACAGAATTTGAATTTCTATGAGCTTAGTGATTTTAGCAATAAAAAGCCATCAAACAAGGATTATGAGCAAAATAGTGAGTTAGCAACTCCAGCTATTACTAAAGATTCAGAGGTTGAAAAGAATGAATGCTATCCCAAAAGAAAAAGACTAGCAGATTATTATCCACTAACACCAGAAGATGCAGTTATACTACAACGTATGTCTAGTAGAAGCTTCAACATATACTTCATAAATCAATTACTGTTGAAGTTATCAAATAAATATCCAAACCGTCATTTTGCAAATAAGACAGCAGTGCTAAACTATATGGCAAAAGCGTTAGCAAATGAATTACTAACTACTGAGCAGGCTAATAGCGGAAATTTTGGATTTAATGATGTAGGAAGATTTAAAGAACAGTATCTAGCAAACATTGAATCTAGTACAGATCGTAGTATGAAGGCTCAGTTGAAGCGTAAAATAGCTGGAGTCTTTGAAGCAGATATGGCTTATCAAATTTTGACATCTTGTGATTTTGGAGCAGCGGTTAAAAACAAATATTACATCAAGTTGATTAAGAATATTACACTGTCAGATCATATTAAATTCAAGATACTACAGGAGGTACAAGCTGTGTATGGCAACGATATTGAGCAGTTACAAGTTATACCATTTGACGAATCAAAACAAGTTACCAATAGCATAACTGAGTATCAAAAAACAACAGTTTTACAGCAACAAATAAGTGATGAAGATCACCTTTCAGAACTTAGTAAAGAGCTAGGCTCCAACTCAGTTTGGTACAAAGTACGAGAATCTTTAGTTACATGTTATGGTCAAGCTATCGATAAATCATGGTTTAGCAAATTAGAAGTTATAAATGAAGATAGTGTTAACAAAAAAATATTCATCAAAGCAAAAACAGAATTTGAAGATAGTTACATCAGAGAGAACTATCTGAAAGATCTTGAGTCCTCTTTTAAAGCTCAAGGATTTTCTTTCGAGTTAGTTAAGTTTAGTAATTTTAATAAAATTTAA
- a CDS encoding replicative DNA helicase, whose amino-acid sequence MEKDLAKIAPSNIQAEQMILVAILINNRALYNINEFLLPEHFYEPLHGKIYKSINLIISKGISATVISLKNMLGNELAFEKIGGVDYLAKLTTLALSIVNVNEYGKIVYDLALRRYLIEIGEKIVTNAYSSTLADLAITQIETAESQLYDLGARGTLSKGFTKLQTSIEESWTSISSAIKNKNSINGISSGLLDLDSKLGGFKNSDLIILAGRPSMGKTALGVNLAINACKYFLTQKNTKDNVVPSVGFFSLEMSSQQISTRILSIESEINSSALFNGKIGEQDIDKLKTVQNEIQKWNFFIDDAPAISISAIRSRARRLKRTHNLAILFVDYLQLIKIDNRVSQYNRVQEISEITQSLKALAKELNISIIALSQLSRAVEQRSDKKPILSDLRESGSIEQDADIVMLIYRDEYYLSRSEPNPGTPEYTEWVTKQNKCYNTAEIIVAKHRNGPVGTVKLYYNSRYSKFGNIVKNSQQC is encoded by the coding sequence ATGGAAAAAGATCTTGCAAAGATTGCTCCAAGTAATATTCAGGCAGAGCAAATGATACTTGTGGCAATTCTGATTAACAATCGTGCGCTATATAACATTAACGAATTTTTACTGCCGGAACATTTTTATGAACCATTACATGGCAAAATATACAAGTCAATTAATCTCATTATTAGTAAAGGAATTAGTGCTACTGTAATTTCGCTCAAAAATATGCTAGGCAATGAACTCGCATTTGAGAAAATAGGTGGAGTGGATTATCTAGCTAAACTTACAACTTTAGCATTAAGTATAGTTAATGTTAATGAGTACGGCAAAATAGTATATGACCTTGCGCTGCGGCGTTATTTAATTGAAATTGGAGAAAAAATAGTAACAAATGCATATTCTTCTACTTTAGCAGATTTAGCTATAACTCAGATCGAAACTGCTGAATCTCAATTATATGATCTAGGTGCAAGAGGAACTTTAAGTAAAGGATTTACAAAATTACAAACTTCAATTGAAGAATCATGGACATCAATTTCATCTGCTATTAAAAATAAAAACTCTATTAACGGTATTAGTAGTGGACTACTTGACCTTGATTCAAAGCTTGGAGGATTTAAAAATTCTGACCTAATAATATTAGCTGGCAGGCCATCAATGGGTAAAACTGCTTTAGGAGTTAACTTAGCAATAAATGCTTGTAAATATTTTCTTACTCAAAAAAATACTAAAGATAATGTAGTGCCATCAGTTGGATTCTTTTCTTTAGAAATGTCATCTCAGCAAATCTCAACTCGAATTCTTTCTATAGAATCCGAAATTAATAGCTCTGCATTATTTAACGGTAAAATAGGTGAACAAGATATTGATAAGTTAAAGACTGTACAAAATGAAATACAAAAGTGGAATTTTTTTATAGATGATGCTCCTGCAATCTCGATATCTGCAATTAGATCTCGAGCTCGTAGACTTAAACGTACACATAATTTAGCAATATTATTTGTTGATTATTTACAGCTAATAAAAATTGATAACAGAGTGAGTCAGTATAATCGAGTGCAGGAGATTTCTGAAATTACTCAGAGCTTAAAAGCTCTTGCTAAAGAGCTCAATATTTCAATAATTGCGTTATCTCAATTATCTAGAGCTGTAGAACAAAGGTCAGATAAAAAGCCTATTCTCTCAGATCTAAGAGAATCAGGCTCAATTGAACAGGACGCCGATATTGTAATGCTTATATATCGTGACGAATATTACTTGTCTAGATCAGAACCGAATCCAGGTACTCCAGAATACACAGAATGGGTTACAAAACAAAATAAATGTTATAACACTGCTGAAATAATTGTTGCTAAACACCGTAATGGGCCAGTTGGTACAGTGAAGTTGTACTATAATAGTAGGTATTCTAAATTTGGCAATATTGTTAAAAACTCTCAGCAATGTTAA
- a CDS encoding HD domain-containing protein, which produces MIDFYSESLINKLFRTNIRFNTKIDLDKVERAIKYAKKYHGQQKRDTGELYYTHPLKVAYMVSDYSSETDTIITAILHDTLEDTKLTKERIRYEFGANIAEQVSDLTRVRDNKKISAMEMIQILRSQNKTELLLIKLFDRFHNITTIFIKPPHKRQEIIFETQQEFIALAEYLKLPEIGERLSEYCKLHAS; this is translated from the coding sequence ATGATAGATTTTTATAGTGAGAGCTTAATAAATAAGCTGTTCAGAACCAACATAAGATTTAACACCAAAATTGATCTTGATAAAGTTGAAAGAGCAATAAAATATGCTAAAAAATATCATGGTCAGCAAAAGAGAGATACTGGAGAACTCTACTACACACATCCATTGAAAGTAGCGTACATGGTATCAGACTACAGCTCTGAAACAGATACAATTATTACTGCAATACTACATGATACACTTGAAGACACAAAACTAACTAAAGAAAGAATAAGGTACGAATTTGGCGCTAATATTGCAGAACAGGTTTCAGACCTTACCAGAGTTAGGGATAATAAGAAAATCAGTGCTATGGAAATGATACAAATATTACGCAGCCAAAATAAAACAGAACTATTACTGATCAAGCTTTTTGATAGATTCCATAATATTACAACTATATTCATCAAACCTCCTCACAAAAGGCAAGAAATAATATTTGAAACTCAGCAAGAATTTATAGCTCTTGCTGAATACCTTAAACTACCAGAGATCGGAGAACGCTTAAGCGAATATTGTAAACTTCATGCTAGCTAA